The following are from one region of the Ischnura elegans chromosome X, ioIscEleg1.1, whole genome shotgun sequence genome:
- the LOC124170899 gene encoding very-long-chain 3-oxoacyl-CoA reductase — protein sequence MFSPLEKVGIICLSVVGFQILRSIFKVVYNHVLGPIMGINVDFSKVGSWAVVTGSTDGVGKAYAEALASKGLNIVLISRSMSKLEAVGQAIEEKYKVRTKLIAADFTEGATVYQKIEKDLFGLEIGVLINNVGMSYPYPEYFIDMPNRLGVYQDIIQCNIFSVTNMCLLVLPQMVERGKGVIVNVSSSSALFPSPLLTVYAATKAYVDKFSTDLAIEYAKKGIIVQCILPGYVATKMSKIRRSTWMAPSAPKYVKSAMLSVGIEERTTGYFPHKLMVDGVHLMQSISPRVAIWVILRTMENIRRRATRKNITQ from the exons ATGTTCTCACCGTTGGAAAAAGTGGGGATCATTTGCTTATCCGTCGTAGGATTCCAGATCCTAAGATCAATCTTCAAAGTTGTGTACAACCACGTTTTAGGGCCTATAATGGGCATAAATGTGGACTTTTCCAAAGTGGGGAGTTGGGCTG TTGTCACTGGGTCAACAGATGGAGTTGGAAAAGCTTATGCTGAAGCA TTAGCATCCAAAGGCTTGAACATAGTGCTTATTAGTCGGTCAATGAGCAAACTGGAGGCTGTGGGTCAAGCAATTG AGGAGAAATACAAAGTAAGGACGAAGCTAATTGCAGCTGACTTTACGGAAGGTGCCACTGTCTATCAGAAAATTGAAAAGGATCTTTTTGGACTGGAGATAGGCGTTCTCATAAACAATGTGGGCATGAGCTACCCATACCCCGAGTACTTCATTGACATGCCAAATAGGCTTGGTGTTTATCAGGACATCATCCAGTGCAACATATTCTCTGTCACCAACATGTGTCTTCTCGTCCTGCCGCAAATGGTTGAGCGTGGGAAAGGGGTGATTGTCAATGTGTCATCTTCGTCTGCGCTCTTCCCCAGCCCTCTCCTCACCGTGTATGCAGCCACTAAG GCTTATGTGGATAAGTTCTCAACAGACTTGGCAATTGAGTATGCAAAGAAAGGGATTATTGTGCAGTGCATACTGCCTGGCTATGTGGCGACCAAAATGAGTAAAATCCGTCGCTCTACGTGGATGGCTCCATCGGCACCAAAGTACGTGAAAAGTGCTATGCTCAGTGTTGGTATTGAAGAGAGGACCACTGGATACTTCCCTCATAAACTGATG GTTGATGGTGTGCATTTGATGCAGAGTATATCCCCTCGTGTTGCCATTTGGGTGATACTCAGAACAATGGAGAACATAAGGAGGCGTGCGACAAGGAAAAATATCACCCAATGA